In Deinococcus fonticola, the DNA window GGCACGGCGACTGGCCCGACGGTGAAGTTCTGCTCTCCGAAGCCCTGCACGCCTGGACACCGCCCGACATCGTCCGGATTTAGCGCAGACAGTCAACAGCGGGCAGAAAACGCAGAGGATGACGGCAACACGCCAGCCCCTCATTTTTTCTACGGCCTCCCAGCCAAAAAAGCAGAGGGCGAGAGTGAACAGCTCTCGCCCGTCTGCGCTGCGGTGTTCAGTTCGCGGCGACGCTGGCCCCGGCGTGCTTGTCGAGCAGGGCCTCGAAGGCGCGCTTGGGCTGTGCACCGACCAGGGTGTCGACGGGCTGGCCGTCCTTGAAAAGAATCAGGGTGGGAATGCTCATGACGCGGAACTGTCCGGCGGTGGCGGGGTTGTCGTCGACATTCACCTTGCCTACCTTGACGCGCCCCTCGTACTGACCGGCGAGTTCCTCGACGACTGGCGCGATGATGCGGCAGGGGCCACACCAGGGAGCCCAGAAGTCCACCAGGGTCAACCCCTCGGAAATTTCGTTGCTGAAGTTGCTGTCCGTAAGCTCAACGGGTTTCATGCCCGGCAGTATACGTCCCCCTGGTATGGTTGCGCGTTAGGTCCGGGGTGGGGTTTCCCTCATTGAGTGCTTACCTGATGAGCAGCGTGCTCACGCCCGTTAAGCTGCGCTTATGCGGTCGGATTTGCAGGAGGGCGCGGCCCTGTTCAACGCGGGCTTGTGGTGGGAGGCCCACGAGGCCTGGGAGGGGCCGTGGATGAGCGCCCGGGGCCAGGAGCGGCAGTTCATTCAGGGCCTGATTCTGCTGGCGGCGGCCCTGCACAAGCGCTGGCACCATGGCAGCCTGACTTCCCGCAATTTCGAGAAGGCCCTGACGAAACTCGCAGACGTGCCGGAGGTGTATGGGGGCATAAATGTCGCCCGGCTCCGCGAGGAGGTTCGCCTGGCCCTGAACACCGAGGGAATGCACCCCCAGATTCCTCTGCCGTCAGCCTGAGCGGCGCCTGAGCTGTGCCCGCCGGAGGGTGCGCTATCCTACGCGGCAGTCATGAGCGAACGTCAACCTCTGGTCTCGCTGGGTGATCTCACCTGGGACGTCCTGGCGAAACCCGACACCATGCTGCTGCCCGGCGGGGACACCACCGGCCGAATGGAACTTTCCGGCGGCGGCAGTGCCGCGAACCTGGCGGTGTGGGCGCGGCGCGTGGGCCACCCGTCGACTTTTGTGGGCAAGATCGGCCAGGACCGTTTCGGTGACCTGGCCGTGCAGGAACTGGAGGCCGAGGACGTGCAGGCCGAGGTGATCGCCACCCGGGCGCACCTGACGGGCGTGATTCTGGCCCTGATCGACCGCCGGGGCCAGCGGGCCATGCTGACCGGACAGGGCGCGGACTGGGAGTTGCTGCCCGAGGAGCTGCCGGTGAAAGTACTGGAAGGCGCGGGGCACCTGCACCTGACTGCCTGGAGCCTCTTTCGTGACCCGCCCCGCGCGGCGGCGCTGGCGGCGGCCAGGCTGGCCAAGGCGGCGGGCGCGACCCTCAGCCTCGATCCGGGGAGTTTCCAGATGATTCAGCAGATGGGTGTCGACAGCTTTCTCAATGTTGTGGATGGTATTCCTTTTGACGTGATGTTCCCCAACGACGACGAAGCCCGCGCCATGAGCGGTGAACACCAGCACGACAGGGCGCTGGACTGGCTGCGGGAGCGTTACCCGCAGGCGCTGGTGGTGCTGAAAATGGACGAGGACGGCGCCCTGATCGAGGGGCCGCAGACGCCGCGCGTACACGTACCCGCCACGGATGACCAGCTGGTGGACGCCACGGGCGCGGGCGACGCCTTCGGCGGGGCGTTCCTGGCCGGGTGGCTCAGGCACCGTGACGCGCAAAAGGCCGCGCAGGTGGCGGTGCAGGTGGGGGGCTGGGTGGTGTCGCGCTTCGGTGCCCGACCGCCCGCCGACGACGAACTCACGCGCCGCCTGACCTTGCAGGCGGTGAGCGCGTGACGCGCCTGCAAGGGGGCGGCCTGCCCACCTGGCTCAAGGTGCTGCTGGCCCTGCTGGTGCTGGCCCTGCTGGCGGTGCTGGGCGCGGCCATGTACGTGAAAAGCCTGTTCGGCCCGGCGGGCGGCGGAACTTACGAACTGGAGATCAAACCCGGCGAAACGCCCGGCACCATTGCCCGCAAACTGGAAGAAAACCGCATCGTGAAAAACGCGCGCGTGCTGCGCTACGTCATGGATCAGAACGGCACCGCCAGCAAGCTGAAGGAAGGGTTCTATGACCTCAACGGCAAGATGAGCGTGAATCAGGTGGCGGACAAACTGGCTGGCCCCGCCCGCATTCAGGTGGTCAACGTGACTATCCCCGAAGGCCGGCGTATCAAAGACCTGCCGGCCATCTTCCAGGCAGCCGGCTTTAATGGCGCGCAGATTGCCGCCGCACTGAAGGACACCAGCCTCAGCACGTACGCCAGCGGCAAGCAACCCGACCTGGAAGGCTTCGTGTTCCCCGCCACCTACGAATTCCGGCCCAAGGACAGCGCCAGTACCATGGTGAAAAAGATGGTAGAGCGCATGGATCAGGAATTCACGCCCGCCAACGTCGCCAAAGCCAAAGCGCAGGGCCTCAGCGTGCGCGGCTGGGTGATCCTGGCCAGCATGGTGCAGGCCGAAGCTGCCAATGACGGCGAAATGCCCGTCATTGCCGGGGTGTTCCTGAACCGCCTGGATGAGGGCATTGCGCTGGGCAGCGACCCCACCGTCGCCTACGGTCTGAACAAAGACCTGCCGGAACTTGACCGGAGCGCCGGGGACTTTACCAAGGACACGCCCTACAGCACCTACACCCGCCAGGGGCTGCCCGCCGGGCCGATCAACAACCCCGGCAACCCCGCTTTAATGGCTGTCCTCGATCCCAAGCGCAAAATGAACGACGGGCGCGACGCCCTGTACTTCCTGCACGCCAGAGACGGCAAAATCTACGTGAACCACACCTACGCCGAGCACCTGCAGGACAACGAGCGCCACCGCTGAGAAAACCGGAGCGGGTGGTGAGAAGAGGAAGTTTTCCCCTTTCTCACCACCCGCTCCTTTATCCCACTATTACTGGAATTTACTCAGATCGAAGGTGACGCTGTACGCGCAGGGGTTATCGCCGTTCTCGTTGCGAATCAGGAATTCCGCCTTGTCGCTGGCGCCGATGCCCGCTTCCAGCGGTTTGAAGTAGTACACCAGTGTGCCTTGCAATGGCCCTTTGGCCGGCGCGGGCGCCGCAGCTGCCGGGGCGGTCTTGTCGGCGGGGGCAGGAGCACTTTGCGGAGCCGCAGCGTCCAGCGGTTTCCAGTCGTTCACGTAGCTTTTGCGGGTCGGCGCGATCATTTTTCCGCCTGGGCCTCTAAGGCGCACCATGTAGGCGTCGCGGGCCTTCTCGCTGGGCAGGCCGCGCACGTTCACGTCCACGCGCAGTTCGCCGTCGGCAATTCGTTTGCCGGCCAATTCCGCGCCCAGGGCGTCCGGCACGGTCAGGTTCCTGAAGCTGTCGCGGGCGTCCTGCGCCTGGAAGTACAGCTGGTCGGCCTGCCCGCTGACGGTGATGGTGCCGACCCGGCTGCCCCTGACGTAGTCGGCCGGCTTGGCGATCCAGTCGGCCACGCAGGCGTCCCCACCGTCGAAGGCCTTCACCAGACCGTCCCCGGCGGCGAACTTGCCATCTTTGACGTTCAGGTCGAGGGTCAGGTACGTGGCCACGGTATCACGGCGTCCGTAAGCGCCGTCGATGACGTTGCGGGCCGTGGTTTCCTCCAGTTTCGGCACCCACGCCAGGGCCGGGGCGGAACAGAGGACGGTCAGGGTCAGGAGCAGGAGTTTCGGGAGTCCGGGTTTACGCATGTTGAACCTCATTTCAAACGGTGTCAGTGACGAGAAACTGACGCGTGCAGGGGCGAACTTAATCCTTCAGGTAAACGACGCGGCAGGCCTTGCCGGCGGC includes these proteins:
- a CDS encoding DUF309 domain-containing protein — encoded protein: MRSDLQEGAALFNAGLWWEAHEAWEGPWMSARGQERQFIQGLILLAAALHKRWHHGSLTSRNFEKALTKLADVPEVYGGINVARLREEVRLALNTEGMHPQIPLPSA
- the trxA gene encoding thioredoxin encodes the protein MKPVELTDSNFSNEISEGLTLVDFWAPWCGPCRIIAPVVEELAGQYEGRVKVGKVNVDDNPATAGQFRVMSIPTLILFKDGQPVDTLVGAQPKRAFEALLDKHAGASVAAN
- a CDS encoding carbohydrate kinase family protein → MSERQPLVSLGDLTWDVLAKPDTMLLPGGDTTGRMELSGGGSAANLAVWARRVGHPSTFVGKIGQDRFGDLAVQELEAEDVQAEVIATRAHLTGVILALIDRRGQRAMLTGQGADWELLPEELPVKVLEGAGHLHLTAWSLFRDPPRAAALAAARLAKAAGATLSLDPGSFQMIQQMGVDSFLNVVDGIPFDVMFPNDDEARAMSGEHQHDRALDWLRERYPQALVVLKMDEDGALIEGPQTPRVHVPATDDQLVDATGAGDAFGGAFLAGWLRHRDAQKAAQVAVQVGGWVVSRFGARPPADDELTRRLTLQAVSA
- the mltG gene encoding endolytic transglycosylase MltG; this translates as MTRLQGGGLPTWLKVLLALLVLALLAVLGAAMYVKSLFGPAGGGTYELEIKPGETPGTIARKLEENRIVKNARVLRYVMDQNGTASKLKEGFYDLNGKMSVNQVADKLAGPARIQVVNVTIPEGRRIKDLPAIFQAAGFNGAQIAAALKDTSLSTYASGKQPDLEGFVFPATYEFRPKDSASTMVKKMVERMDQEFTPANVAKAKAQGLSVRGWVILASMVQAEAANDGEMPVIAGVFLNRLDEGIALGSDPTVAYGLNKDLPELDRSAGDFTKDTPYSTYTRQGLPAGPINNPGNPALMAVLDPKRKMNDGRDALYFLHARDGKIYVNHTYAEHLQDNERHR